The Dreissena polymorpha isolate Duluth1 chromosome 9, UMN_Dpol_1.0, whole genome shotgun sequence genome contains the following window.
TTAGAAGGATCTGATTTTTTGAAGACGGGCGCAACGTTAGTAAGCTTTTGAAAATCAGGGAAATACAAATTGTGAGCATGAGCTTTTTGAAAAATGTTGGAAGGGGTATAGAAAGTTCGTGTATGCCTTCTTTTAGAACCATAGGACTGACCATGTCTGGGCCACTTGCCTTGCTTGGGTCAAGAAGAGAATGAGCGTCTTGGGGCGTAATGGTGATGCTTCTCAAGACGATTACGTAAGACGATTTATTGATGGAGGATATAATTTCGATCGTTGACTGAGAGGAAAAGTAGTTGTTGAGAAGATCAACTTGGTCAGTGTCAGTAGTTGCCTCGTGATTGTTGGTCTTGTTTGCGAAATGTCGGgaaatttatatttatactaATTCGACCatgtttcaaattaatttatGTCTTATGGGACTTCGATGTCAAACCCCagatatatatatgttatacaaaACTTTGCATGTAGTGACCTTATTTAAACTAGCCCTGtttcttaattaaattaaaagtCCGCGTTCATATATTTTTTGCTGTTATTTCAGTGTAATTATCCATAACCTGTTTGCTATGTTTTAAGGCGAACACAAACATTTGGAGAAGACCAATACTAAGAAAGTGCATAAGTTCGTCGTATGTgctacttattttatttattttgagatattaaaaaaagtaaacggGTCGGCACACAACTCAAGTCAGACTCAAGTTTGGTTTATTACGAATGTTCTGGTAGAATAAGCGGTAATACGGTACCAATAAGTTTACAAacgaacaaaaaaatcaataaactgCAGCATAAGTCCTTAAGGTTGACAAGTGTTTAAATTTAACTTGTAATATAAACAATTAGCCGTTGAGTTTTAATACAGTGTATAAAAGGCTTCAAATACTTCTTGATACTCGAATATCATCTATTATATAGCTTTTATTACACGTAATATATCATTGTATCAAGGAAAAGTAGcagttttttacatttttttttatcaatagataatattttttatgttatgatataatatttaatatgacaAAAAAACTTCATAACTGTGATCCTTTTAAGGACTTTTATTGCATTTAACAGTAGTTGTAAGTACAGTTTGATTTACTTCGATTGTTACAAAAACACGTCGTCAATCTAATACACCAAACTTTGTTTCGTGCCAGGTGCTAAATGTATGAAGTTAATCTAAAGGACTctggttgaataaaaaaaattgaacctTATCGCATATAAATGAGTAAAAATCGGTAAATTAAATTTGCAAGTAACACAAACGAAACCTTTGTACGGACGCTTCTGCTTTGTAGGGCAAACTACACATGTCTGGCTTGTCAGACGCGATTTTGAAACTTAGGATACTCGTTGGGCTGTGTTCGGTTAATATGGTAGAAACATGCCTACAGCACCATTTGACCCCACAAGTGTCAAGTATTTAATCTCACCATGCCGCATCGTTTGCAAATGATTCGCACACAATGTACTGAAGCTTCTACTTACTAATGCCCTGGGAACCGTTTCAATTAatatcgtagtacacatttacgatacgatataTTTTTCGAAGATGCATAATTGATAAaatccatatcatatgattataaattttcagtactttattaattgtattggcatctcaagcgcagTATATATTTGatgagcatggcgagctagttcctGTACTTTAAAAGATTACACAATTCTCTTGTAAGTTAAATTTGTCGTACAATCGTTAATGAAACGGCCCCCAAAAGTGCTAATTTAAGAACGTCTTTTCGTCAGTGTCAGTGTGTCGTTTGAACGTTTTATGTTGCATAAAAATTTGCTTTGGATGACCTCACATATTCTATTTGTCATACATTCAACTCGGTAACTTCTTTTAAAACCATTACCATATAGTGACTCTAATTCACCAATGCAATATACTTTATAAGCATAAACTAATGAAACGAGCGACATTATATTATGGGGAgttacataaataatattatatgatgtttatttctgacaatatattaaacataattacaCACAGGTGACTTTAATGTAACTTTGTCATCCGCAGTCCCATATACTTATATACTATTTACTTATACATTTGACGTCAGTCTAACGTAAATATAAAATGGTCATATATGAATATAAAACGTAATAAGGCGTGCTGAATATTCCGAGATTTCGAACATTTTATCCAACAAGTTATCTCCAAAGATATATACAAACAAATCATACTCATCagttttttatgtgttttgcTATTCAgtcaattatatgtatgtgtattatacaggaaataaatatattcacaCGCTATGACGAgcatacaaatattgtttaattgtgaTATTATAAATTTATCAATCTATTATGTTATTAATTGAAACCACTAATGCAACTACATATGAACAAGAAGACCTTGATGAACCTTGATTGCTCatatgaaaatcttaaaatttgtaGCTCAGTGAGTAAAATATTAATGACCTGGTATACACTGAAACTTTTGATGAAATGCGCATAAATTAAATATGTCGTGCTAAGTAAGTCTTTATAAAATATTTCCCAACACCATACTTTTGTGTCCAATTTTGACCCAAGTGGCAAGCCTGAATAAACTTAGTTGGGTGACTTCTAAATAATGTTGCAAATCAAATGTAATGATTTAGCTGTGTCCTTTTTTCATATCGTATATTAAGAATGAACACCCTGGCGCAAGTTTTGACACAATGGTCGTAATTTGAACAAACCTTGAAAAGGACCGCTATCTGATGTTAAATACTAAATATCAATTCTCTGATTCTTGCTGTTGCAGAGAATGCTTTAAAAATCATTTCGTTGTGTCCATATTACAAATGTTAACCCTGGGTTGGTAAGCTCTGCATCAAGatgcatgatttaaacaaactttaaaaaaacaacactttttttacATGTTTGCCCTATATAGGTGAATGCAAAACTGGTGACAACCGGGGCGAGGCCACTTTTTGTCCCCATGGTCTTACCAAACTTTGCAGAAGATCTCTAGATGATGCTTAATACCAAAAATGAATGAATTGGATTTTGCGGTTTCAagccatatttttttaattgtttcttaattttaagtttttctaACACTGGTAAACTCTCGGTGACATTTTGGTATCTCCCAgagcaaaacaaattaaaacccattgcaaataatttaaataagctTTGAAGACTATCTCAAAATGATAATTAAAACCAAATGTAAAAGCCCTTTGCTTTGGGGATACATACAATTAAgatttttaaaggttttcaatgtAAATAAAGTGCCCCTGAGGCTTGCCAAAGTTTTTATCCGAGGAAGGGGTGGGGTTGACTTTAACAAAGTATGCAGAGGACTTCTCAAATgatgttatatttaacatatgaAAGCCTTTTACTTTCCGACTTAagactttttttcaattttggctATCAATGGTTAACCGGTGACCCCTGGGCAATGCATTTGTTCACCACAGGGGCATAAGTTGTTGGTGATCACACCATTATgatgcataccaaatatttacGCTTTTAACCGTACGGTTTCAGagaagaatttttaaattttcattttaaaaacatgtttgggGCTTTGTTACGTAATCCATCGACGTATCAAtatgattttatattaaattaagaaaacaatcatATGTACATTCCTGTAAAGTTTCGTCGAATTCAACCTTCATTTAAAGATGAGATATTGTTTGGAGAAAAACTTAAATTACGCACACGCCCACACACAAAGATGGACGAACGGCAGCCATCACAGCATTCCAAATGGATCACCGTAGGCGGGTACAAACAAGAATGGCATTCGCCTAGAAGAGCGTTATTATCGGTCTTTCTAAATACTCTAATCACTGATTCATGCCAAACTAAAAGATTCGAGGGTGTTTATATAAGCGTTAAGCGTAACTCGAGCTAAAGTAAGAACGTTTTATGACTAAACAAACTAGCTTGTTTTTACCAACTTGATAAATGTTATCGTGCAATCTGAAAGCCAAACTCGTTTGACAAATCGTATAAATCTGACACAGAGGGATTTGATCATAAGTTCTTTGTTTATCATGGATTGAGCGTACCCGTAGTCGGTTAATATATAAGTGCAAGTATATTTTAAGCATATGATTTCATACGACAGTTGACTTACTGCAAACAACCGAAAGGCGTGGTGAAAGCTTTATCTGACTGTTTCTCCGTATTAAATGCTTTTCATATATAAttcagtaaatatttttattgcagAATCGGCGTTTAAAATGAATCACTTATTTCTTTATGCTGAATAGTCCTGTACAACAGCGTTAAATGTTGCTTACACAGACGCAAGGGTTCATACTCCGGTATAAGcactttttaacattttttatttaactttgtttctattataagtatttaagatggtttcaaatataacatttatatttgttagtAAATCTAATGAgtgcttttttttcaataatataaaACACATTGGAACACTTGGAACACGGTTCGTTAAATTTACTTGTGAGTGACAATCTTTTACACGACCTCCTATGCTAGCTACATGCTCGTCTGtattaaaattgttattatttgGCTTTTTACAGCTTTTGTTCATTAATGTAATACGGCGCACCGTCTTTTAGAAATATTTTAGAGAATCcaatattgtcaaatatttaataaatactagATCTCTTCAGAATGGCTTCCTCAATAGATACAGTTTTTCTAGTTTCAAGACAATTTTACTGTATGTATGATATAAACCAGCACACTGGGCAGAAAAGAGGACAAAGTCGCTTAATACATGATATTATGACCTTCTGTTTAGTAATTTTATAACGGTGATAACATATTTCGAGTTTTTGAACGTATTTTAAGCATAATTCTAGACAAAACGATTATACTAAGAAGTGTTATGTGATTTCATGTATTGTAATTGTCTTATTTCAGGTTATTATCAAATAATAATCATCTTCTTAACTTTCGCAATATTGTTTAGAAGTCTCATAATACTTTTGTACTTTAAGAGGAATTTGCATAGAAACTTAATATTTGTGTTCTTTATTGCAAATTTGTTTTCTTGATTCTTTAGTACAGGAACGTTACACTGACCTTTCTTCATTAAAATTGTCAAGATTGTGGTTATAAAACGTTAATTGGATAAATAACAAGTCCCTCTCTTAATTTCCTTATTTATCTGATCTTAATCGATCTTTTCTTATTGCGATTTCATTATTTAATAgaacacattattaaaaaatgtaatgcTATTCCGAATGGGCATttatattcaatcatttatttgtatatgtttaaggaaaattacatttaactttgACCGCTTTTCTTTTGTTGACTATTGACGTGGTTCCTGCAGTTATAATACCATATAACATATTTTCGTCATTAAAACGTTAAacacacgattaaaataatgtgGTCATGTTTTTATTTCCATAAAACGATTGAGgtgaatgtatttttgttttgcaaaacATCTCAAATTAAAACAAGGCAAAAGTTAGTAATAATAAATTCATGGATAAATTTCAACTACCTAGAACCTTATAACTTATttgtaatataattaaacaacacattgtTATTATTCGATATGTTCAAATCCTCTCTTTAACATAGCGTATTGATCATTaggctgggttcccactgccgatcagatcaactcgatcaagcacGACCAAGCGGTcaggtactggtctggttcggtcggcatgagtggtcggggttggtcgggtaggtcggcattggtcgggtttcctacccgatattttgacatgtcaaaaaatatcgagtagcggtcgagtaggaaatggatcgagaagcgctcgggaaatGGTCGTGTATAAGTcaagtagaagatcgagttgatcgtgtaGCAATCtagtggcgatcggattgacatcttttgcACGAtatgtacccgatccgctcgacttctacccgagttattttagatcgcaacacgatccactcgacctctattcgatttcatgtacagatttactagactgctatccgacggctactcgaccgtacacgatcacttcctgattgctattcgaccagacacgagctctgtacccgatcctCTCCTCGACCTATACcagagttattttagatcgcactgtacgactgtagtacgaccattacaatctggtcgtgtgaagatctggtggcgatcgagctgaggtccacttggtcgagctgagatcgtatagggctcgcgtataggtcgagataaTCGaacggaaatcggaaagatggttgagtggacgtcgtgaatgagtcgtgttgGGGTCGTGTgctatcgacaagaggtcgaaaAGATGTTGAGTATTCcttttttagtcgagcttggtcgggtttggtctgaaaatttcggtgatcgggatgatcgagttgatcggattgGCAGTGGGAACCAATCTTTAATTAAATCGGTTTAAACATCAAAGTAGTGGATTTTAGTCCTTCTTCTCCTGCGTAGCGCATGACGTCGTCGTTTGTTTGTCCAGGCAGATACAATCCGTTCGGGTTCAACGTAGAACAATCGTTATGCCACCAGCCTGAATGGTCAAATACTGCGCAGTTGCCACCAACATAGCCGTCTGCGTCTTGATCAAACGTACTAAACGAAGCGCCGTTTGGTGAACCATGCACGGTCGCAAGGAGTGACTTACCTTGATATAATTAAACATAcatgattataaaataatataacatgtgttgtttgcatgcttatgtttatttttctttaaaaagttttaaaatactaCTTTGCAAAATTTAATGTAAACCATACCCGTAGCCACCGGGGGGTGCGCGTTGGCTGGGTTCGCAACCAATGTTTTTTGACGATTAAACaaaaattgtactataagttgcacccaacttaaTTATTTGACTCATAAACGGTTATTTATCCTTTCCAGTAACCCAGTGAGTCTTCTTATTGAAGCGTTACagtaatgttgtattcaatatgcaaccgacaggtcaccatataattaatttctcgatgaagtcatttccaaggttataatatataaataaatagatatgtGTTTTCTGTATAACGCAAAATTAAAAACcttatccgtataaaatcgatacttatttatagatattggatacttaaatgattgttttgtaacgtTTGtcattaatgtctgttaaagctataacttTAATATATATCATAACGTATTGATGAAGCCTACTCATTGTGGGTTTAAATCCCAGTCtaataacctttttcgacaattatcaaaatggctggaaaaaaacaatttgattaacttgaataaataatctaataaaaaatataatacattgtaCATGATTATTTacggaatgttatgccagcttcctaaaatgactgaaatcaaaggaatccctgtcgactattgccgaatactaatgagtcactggttaataattttgcattataccaagatttataacaattacacattgtgcacaacattttcgacagactgcgttgtatctttgttatatccccgtacaactaTTTTCGGATCGCCTAAAGGGTTTTCCAGcaaaaaaatatcagctatgctcaagacaggatattttttgtttgattttgatatacaagaaaacaaatcatttctacaaagctaTGTAGCTTTTTTgcagtttaccaacacttaattgcATCTGTTCTGCTAcacatacagaactttccacaatgttctaattatgtcaaacttgacataaggaaatatgtcctactcttaaacagttgtaataatgaattttaaaagttataacatatgatcagacggacgttaacgtttaatgttcattaactgtgacggatcttgagcattaTGGGCAAATAATACcgtcttttttcttcaacgtcctggtatacattgttgaggactttgagaccaaagggcaagtagtttgtggttatagggtctttataAAGCCTTAATagtatatgtttctgaaattcgtttataaaaaagataacttattttttaaaactagttcaacaaaatacaagtaaccagttatacTATTTTGATTTCTGGATAGTATATATGCAGCTTAGAGAAAACCTGGcaagttttgttaatcagtgtctgttgtacaatacactataagcacgtttagagcaatgcctAACCTCTGGTACTACCCAtggtagcagacaaacaattgtttttaaaaaggtcaaatatttccatttaatttgctcgatatATGAGTGGTTGAagtttggaatggtaaaacacaccaattttatcaagtttccaagattccaataaTAAATGATGTCTTATACAGTTctttttgttgattttacattctataaatgtgttgttgcatatgtaaacaaagtatgtgcgcgcatactagtgtcgggttaaacaccgtataaaatgatgtatatcaATGACTGATCAACAAAgatggttattgaaaaacggtagtggggaatacatgtatattatatcatattcatgtcgatcagtaactgcgtatggtcaatgaaagtgaaatttcaaataaaaatgctctatGACTTCAGTTTCTAAAATTAATACAGTTAAAAAGTCACCAGGATGCAGAAATTaaggtttcattttcaaaattttctagggggagAACCCCAAACCCCCAAattgcaggagggggacatcCCCTCCCCCACATACCCTCtacgccacttcgttgctcaataataATCGTTGATAAGAAagttcgcaccccccttttcaaaaccctggctacgggcctgtaaACAGAGAAAGTGAGGTTATCATTATAACAATAAAATTGCTTACATCCACTGAAGCGTAAACGTGCTCCAATGAGAAATACGTAAAAAGGTCCTGGTTTTAAGCCGAAATTGCCGTAAACATCAAAGCCCTTGCTCCCGTTATAACGAACGATATCCAGACGGAACTGATTGACGCCTTGGGAAGCAATCTCGTGAATGTATTTAAGTcctaaaataataattgaaattcGTAAGCTGCCGTAGTATACGTATATACAATTTGAGAAACTTGTATGGCggtgtataatttaaaaaatgtgttgtcatttattgtaaattatattgatttattgaCTCAAATGAAACACTAATAGAGGCTAGACGGAATATATTTCCCGAAAATGTTCATAATGTTTTAAAGAATCATATATTTAAGTCTACAAAACAACTTGGCTCCATGGCATTTTCactttcaaataatatttataaaatgtcaaACAATACTATTGCATGAATTATACGCAAACACACCTAATTCTAAACATCAGTGCCTTTTTTGAACACAGACATATAAGTTATTTAGCTATTTAAGTCCTCATTATACATGTGCCCAACCAACcaagtcaattttttgaacgAATTAAAtagattcatatatatatatatatatataataaagtcgcttttaaccgtttatataaaataaatcgcttttattaaatttgccgtagctttcgacctctcggtcgaGACAGAACTGAAGAAAGTTGATAGCAAGAAGCGAGAAAATCTGATGCGTTCGAAAGTGCCTTCAAAAAGTACttccagggtaccgctcgttatcacgttctccagagcgctaccaaatgtcggccatatcctccggaaacaccTGCCAACACTTCACACTTCAGATCATATGAAAAACGTATTTcctgaacccccgttagcagcattcaaaagagactgcaaccttcaagacatattggttcataaaaatCACAACCGGATGTTTTTCCGAGTTCCCATCAGGAGCGGATCTTGTGGGGcacagaggtgcgcaatctgtccatacatgatggaggctgaaaagttcagcgacaccaccggcaaaagctacaatgtgcggaacgaggtcacctgcaaatccaccaatgtagtctacgctgtacactgcgaacggtgtaagaccttcgtatacgtaggagaaacgggagataccctgtaccagcgacatcttcttaacctgtcccggatacggactcgacacaacgacccggtagccgagcacttctacacaaacggccacagcgtcgcagacttccgggtcatgggactcgaaaaattaaatggaaccgacgagtaccggaagaccatcgaacaactttggaagcgcaaactgaggacgttcaaaccatatcgactaaacacaaaagactaaaattggcgcgcaatgtaacgtgcgataatataacgtcacttccgctatagatgatatgcttattcacaaataaactcCGCTAAAGAAGACCGAGAGGttaactggtcccccgttgaatataaccgttgacttcgttgactataatatatagAGAGTAGCGAAAGATAAGGGGAGGTTACCAATCtaaccgagaggtcgaaagctacggcaaatttaataaaagcgatttattatatatatatatatatatatatatatatatatatatgctgagCGAACTTTCAACCGAGAGCTTTTcagaaaatatgttttaatgttcaaTTTAGTTCGAATGTCTTACACATGCAGCTGACCACAAATTGGAAGAGTGTCACACATAATATTCCCAGTGAATAGTAGCTCATCGCAATAAAATTCGAACACAATCGTTTCAAAACAGATGATTTTTTGGTGAGCTAAAACAACTACTGAATCGATCATATTAAATGTTAGAGCCTGAAGCACGTCATGTTTTGAAACTGCGTACATCTATAACAATTTGAGCTTAAACTTACCAAGCCAATGTTCTCCGGACACAAATCCAAATCCGTTTTCGTAATCACTGAAGTTCCGATAAAAATCCACACTGCCGTTGAAACGTCTTTGAAAAACCTTAACAACAGTCATTTTTTATTGCAAGAATAACTCCAATACTAAAAGTGATATAAGTTAAGAGTACACAaacattatacaacatatattgaatgtataatacataaattacatgtatacatatacattatatgtgtaatattgtATCTATAATTAAACTGATACTACCGTCCATCCTCCTCCGTCCGTCTCCATGTCACAATACACTTGAATTGGCGTGTGAGAGAGTGGAATGATAATGGTGTACACGCCACTTGAAAGCGTGGGGTCAATGTTGTGCAGTTCGTAGCAGTCACTTACTGTTTAAGATCAGCTttcatttacaataaaataacaggcatattttttaattaaaaatatcattttcataaGCGCGCCACTGcgcaaaaattaaataaatgtatactttttcttgagtacatatgccaattaacataaatatacagTACAGATGTGTTTTGTTCTTATAACTTTTCTTATAATGCGTTTTCATATAAATTATAACCTTGGCAATTATCCACACAGTTTTGAGTTTGCGTCGAATTTCCAGCGCAATTTCTTCCTCCGTGTTTCGGCGCGGGGTTGTTGCAGGGTCGAGATCGTGTCTGGTTACAGCGAGAATTGCATGAGGACCACGAGCCCCATGAACCCCATTGACCGTCCACTGGAAATAGACGTAACGATTTAGTCATCTTAAACAAcccaactttaaaaaaaacaaacaccaacAACAACTTTTTCATAGAGTAGAGTTG
Protein-coding sequences here:
- the LOC127843943 gene encoding uncharacterized protein LOC127843943, which produces MRLLLFIAVLWKFSVHKALTCLTCDDVVQPRHCTMVMTCPDNEVCFVERRVNSFGEEGYTLGCMRDQVCRNLTSTSPNSRCSQCCSKDLCNHEGCGEPGYLDIRGPVCYNCIAGVPEGRCHHIDICRPGEICSVSGKGMFGTTVFASKCMQKDTCGTHLEYGLEIIGKRGHLSGSGVRSYDVHDCIQCCTADLCNKNCHNSVDGQWGSWGSWSSCNARCNQTRSRPCNNPAPEHGGRNCDGNSTQIQSCVDTCQVDGQWGSWGSWSSCNSRCNQTRSRPCNNPAPKHGGRNCAGNSTQTQNCVDNCQVSDCYELHNIDPTLSSGVYTIIIPLSHTPIQVYCDMETDGGGWTVFQRRFNGSVDFYRNFSDYENGFGFVSGEHWLGLKYIHEIASQGVNQFRLDIVRYNGSKGFDVYGNFGLKPGPFYVFLIGARLRFSGCKSLLATVHGSPNGASFSTFDQDADGYVGGNCAVFDHSGWWHNDCSTLNPNGLYLPGQTNDDVMRYAGEEGLKSTTLMFKPI